In the genome of Acaryochloris sp. CCMEE 5410, the window CTCGCATAAAAGATCAACATAATCGGCAATCGCCAAGGAGGTCTCTCCTCGCTTTCGATCCCCAATCACCGAGATGGGAAAATCACAATAAAAACACCGCCGTCGACAAAACGGAATATGAATATAAGCGGAAGTAGGCCAAGCGCTGGCAATCGGCGCAGGTTGAGCTATTTTCACAAACTGGATTGCCTCAAGATAAAATCAGACCATTTACGACCAAAGTTGATCTAGATTTACGTATTTTAAAGGAATCTTTTTGGTCAAGGAAAAAAACGCCGTAAGGTCCTGAAATAAGGACACTATAATAATGATTAGAGCTATTTTTCTCTGAGAAAATAAGAAGTTCGATAACCCACCCTTATTATCTCTAAAAAAGTATGCCTCTCCTATTAAACGGTAAGCTAGGACAATGCTAGACCTATTTATCATCTTGACCTTCATTGCTGTAGGTGCAGCAGTGGGTTTTCGGGGCGTCGATATCTTACCCGACCTGTTGACCCCCAGCGAATTAGAAGGGGTTAACATTGACGGTCTGCGGTGGGTAATTACGGGCTTTGGGGCCCTCCTTAGTTTAGGCATCGGGTTCGCCGCTCAGGTCTCTTGCCGTCGAATTGAGAAAAAGATAAAAGCCTTACCCACGGATGTCTTACTCAGCCGATCAGCTGGTCTATTTCTGGGACTTTTAGTGGCCAATCTGATGTTGGCTCCTATCTTTTTATTCCCATTACCTAAGGAGTTTGCATTTATTAAGCCCACGGCAGCGGTTTTGGGCAGTCTTATCTTTGCATTTTTGGGGTTAACCTTAGCCGATATTCATGGCCAAACCATTTTGCGGCTAATCAATCCCAACTCCATTGAAACCATGCTGCTGGCAGAAGGAACGCTACAACCGTCCCCAACGAAAGTTTTGGATACCAGCTGCATTATTGATGGCCGGATTGAAGGGCTATTGCTCACGGGTTTCTTGGATGGCCAAATTTTGGTCCCTCGTTTTATTTTGCAAGAACTGCAAACCCTTGCCGATGCAGGCAATGACCAAAAACGAGCCCGAGGGCGGCGAGGATTAGATATTCTCAACCGTTTGCGCACAGAATATCCGGAACGGATCACCATACATCCTGCAGATTATGAGGATGTTTCTACCGTGGATGCGAAGCTGGTGCGACTGGCCCAGGATATCAACGCATCTATGGTCACCAACGACTACAACCTCAACAAAGTCGCCAGCGTCCAAAATATCCAGGTTCTCAATGTCAATGATTTGGCAAAGTCCCTACGACCAATTTATTTGCCGGGAGATAGCTTAGATCTCAAAATTATCAAGGCAGGTAAAGAGCCTGCCCAAGGGGTGGGGTATTTAGAAGATGGCACGATGGTGGTGGTAGAAGAAGCCAGCAACCATATTGGTGACAAGGTACCAGTCGTGGTGACTAGTGCGTTACAGACCTCGGCGGGCCGCATGATTTTTGCCCGTCCGCAAACCGCTTGGGCCTAATTCTCAGGAACCAGTTACTAGCGCTGAACAACCTGATATACTGGATTTTCAAATTTCATGCCGATGTAGCTCAGTGGTAGAGCACTCGATTCGTAATCGAGCGGCCGTGCGTTCAAATCGCATCATCGGCTTTAATGGGAAAATAGCCATTTTTTGAAATACAAGAATGAAGTAGTTCACTTATGAAGTAGCTCGCTAAAAAACTCACTTAATCAGCTTGTTGAGTTGGTTTTTGTTCTTCCAGAGTTTCACCTGACTGCTTTTATATATTTTAGCGACAAAAGGTGGACGATTCCCCGTCGAGAACTTCTCTATCTGAGCTAAAGCCTGTATACAGATAGCAGCCATCTCTTGCCGGTTTAGTTGACCAGAAACTAAAGTAAAGACTCGGGCTTTGGCATTGGCAATTGCGATCAACTCCAATGAATTACGGCTAATGGCTTTATCTTTAGTTAATACCACCCATCCTCTAGCACTAACTTCAGGTAGCCATTCTATATCAAGGGTTGCAGGGGGAAAGTGATCATCATGAATTTCCACTTTAGCTCCTGCTTTCCGCAAGGCTTCAGGAACAGATTTACCCATAGCTCGATCTGTGAAGATAACGATCTGAGGTCGTTTAATCACGCTGCTCGGAAGAGACTTTCAAATCGAATAGCTGCCGTAATTTGTTTAGTTGTGCACTCATATTCATTGGCAAGATCGTCTATATTTTCGCCTGCCTCATAAAGGTCAGATATAGCAATTGTAGGAACACCTCTGCCCGCAATTACAGGACGGCCAAATGAGATTCTGGGATCAATATATAAATCCATAGACTCATCTCCTTCTGGCTGAATAAAAGGAAATAGGCGAGAGGCGATTCCATT includes:
- a CDS encoding PIN/TRAM domain-containing protein, which produces MLDLFIILTFIAVGAAVGFRGVDILPDLLTPSELEGVNIDGLRWVITGFGALLSLGIGFAAQVSCRRIEKKIKALPTDVLLSRSAGLFLGLLVANLMLAPIFLFPLPKEFAFIKPTAAVLGSLIFAFLGLTLADIHGQTILRLINPNSIETMLLAEGTLQPSPTKVLDTSCIIDGRIEGLLLTGFLDGQILVPRFILQELQTLADAGNDQKRARGRRGLDILNRLRTEYPERITIHPADYEDVSTVDAKLVRLAQDINASMVTNDYNLNKVASVQNIQVLNVNDLAKSLRPIYLPGDSLDLKIIKAGKEPAQGVGYLEDGTMVVVEEASNHIGDKVPVVVTSALQTSAGRMIFARPQTAWA